The following proteins are encoded in a genomic region of Oncorhynchus keta strain PuntledgeMale-10-30-2019 chromosome 8, Oket_V2, whole genome shotgun sequence:
- the LOC118386849 gene encoding solute carrier family 35 member D3 isoform X2, translated as MCYSTWQLKRSSVALMLLCSRGSGDVTGDPFGYVTGVLAVIIHASYLVLIQKTSIDSEYGPLTAQYSIAIMASPVLLICSIVSMDSINMWSYTGWSNPFISGIFSICILIGCAMNFTTLQCTYINSAVTTSFVGVVKSIATITVGMVAFSDVEPTRLFVAGVVVNTVGSITYCIVKYFETRRKTLYQDLEEQSKDETLPGQPYIEKKPPNGDLEPLPNGRRGSDGGLIEGSIPTQEHLLNDQRLSDYPPQDTSNSMEFVELQREAFHSENRASQSVSDSYVGVWRSIRNLKFFKKDTLIDNMEVQSP; from the exons ATGTGTTATTCAACGTGGCAACTTAAGCGCTCAAGTGTTGCGCTCATGCTGCTCTGTTCTAGAG GGTCTGGTGACGTGACGGGTGACCCGTTTGGCTACGTGACGGGTGTCCTGGCTGTGATCATCCACGCCTCCTACCTGGTCCTGATCCAGAAGACCAGCATAGACAGTGAATATGGCCCCCTCACGGCCCAGTATTCCATCGCCATCATGGCCTCCCCAGTTCTCTTAATCTGCTCCATCGTCAGCATGGACTCCATCAACATGTGGAGCTACACGGGCTGGAGTAACCCCTTCATCTCTGGCATCTTCTCCATCTGCATCCTCATCGGCTGTGCCATGAACTTTACCACGCTGCAGTGCACCTACATCAACTCTGCCGTCACCACCAGCTTCGTGGGCGTGGTAAAGAGCATCGCCACCATCACAGTGGGCATGGTGGCCTTCAGCGACGTGGAGCCCACCAGGCTGTTTGTGGCCGGCGTGGTGGTCAACACGGTGGGTTCGATCACCTACTGTATCGTCAAGTACTTTGAGACCAGGAGGAagaccctctaccaggacctggaggaGCAAAGCAAGGACGAAACTCTGCCTGGACAGCCTTACATCGAGAAGAAGCCACCCAACGGAGACCTGGAGCCCCTGCCCAATGGTCGCAGAGGGTCTGACGGAGGATTGATCGAAGGATCTATCCCCACACAGGAGCACCTACTCAATGATCAGCGCCTCAGTGACTACCCACCTCAAGACACCAGCAACAGTATGGAGTTTGTAGAACTCCAGAGAGAGGCCTTCCATAGCGAGAACCGGGCCAGCCAGTCTGTGAGTGACAGTTACGTGGGGGTGTGGAGGTCCATCCGTAACCTGAAGTTCTTCAAGAAAGACACATTAATAGATAATATGGAGGTGCAGAGCCCTTGA
- the LOC118386849 gene encoding solute carrier family 35 member D3 isoform X1, whose translation MEVCKGRFLGISVAVAHGFFSGSLNILLKFLITTYNFNYLTLIQCLTSTLAAVTLEILRRLGKVDIPPFSLQLAKVFGSVCILSTLQSTLTLWSLRGLSLPMYVVFKRCLPLATLGIGVCILKNGTPSVGVITAVLITTGGAALAGSGDVTGDPFGYVTGVLAVIIHASYLVLIQKTSIDSEYGPLTAQYSIAIMASPVLLICSIVSMDSINMWSYTGWSNPFISGIFSICILIGCAMNFTTLQCTYINSAVTTSFVGVVKSIATITVGMVAFSDVEPTRLFVAGVVVNTVGSITYCIVKYFETRRKTLYQDLEEQSKDETLPGQPYIEKKPPNGDLEPLPNGRRGSDGGLIEGSIPTQEHLLNDQRLSDYPPQDTSNSMEFVELQREAFHSENRASQSVSDSYVGVWRSIRNLKFFKKDTLIDNMEVQSP comes from the exons ATGGAAGTTTGTAAAGGTCGTTTTCTTGGTATCTCCGTCGCTGTTGCTCATGGATTTTTCTCGGGATCGTTGAACATTTTGCTAAAATTTCTCATCACGACCTATAACTTCAACTACCTCACTCTCATCCAGTGCCTCACCAGCACATTGGCGGCGGTTACACTTGAGATACTAAGGAGACTGGGAAAAGTAGACATACCTCCGTTCAGCCTTCAACTAGCCAAAGTCTTCGGAAGTGTTTGTATTCTGTCCACATTACAGTCCACTCTGACACTATGGTCTCTCAGAGGACTGAGTCTACCCATGTATGTGGTTTTCAAACGTTGTCTACCGTTGGCCACCCTGGGTATCGGCGTGTGCATTCTGAAGAACGGAACTCCATCAGTGGGGGTCATAACCGCGGTGCTCATCACTACCGGGGGAGCAGCATTAGCTG GGTCTGGTGACGTGACGGGTGACCCGTTTGGCTACGTGACGGGTGTCCTGGCTGTGATCATCCACGCCTCCTACCTGGTCCTGATCCAGAAGACCAGCATAGACAGTGAATATGGCCCCCTCACGGCCCAGTATTCCATCGCCATCATGGCCTCCCCAGTTCTCTTAATCTGCTCCATCGTCAGCATGGACTCCATCAACATGTGGAGCTACACGGGCTGGAGTAACCCCTTCATCTCTGGCATCTTCTCCATCTGCATCCTCATCGGCTGTGCCATGAACTTTACCACGCTGCAGTGCACCTACATCAACTCTGCCGTCACCACCAGCTTCGTGGGCGTGGTAAAGAGCATCGCCACCATCACAGTGGGCATGGTGGCCTTCAGCGACGTGGAGCCCACCAGGCTGTTTGTGGCCGGCGTGGTGGTCAACACGGTGGGTTCGATCACCTACTGTATCGTCAAGTACTTTGAGACCAGGAGGAagaccctctaccaggacctggaggaGCAAAGCAAGGACGAAACTCTGCCTGGACAGCCTTACATCGAGAAGAAGCCACCCAACGGAGACCTGGAGCCCCTGCCCAATGGTCGCAGAGGGTCTGACGGAGGATTGATCGAAGGATCTATCCCCACACAGGAGCACCTACTCAATGATCAGCGCCTCAGTGACTACCCACCTCAAGACACCAGCAACAGTATGGAGTTTGTAGAACTCCAGAGAGAGGCCTTCCATAGCGAGAACCGGGCCAGCCAGTCTGTGAGTGACAGTTACGTGGGGGTGTGGAGGTCCATCCGTAACCTGAAGTTCTTCAAGAAAGACACATTAATAGATAATATGGAGGTGCAGAGCCCTTGA